Genomic window (Armatimonadota bacterium):
TGCTTCTGAGCGACGAAGAACAGGATCAGCACGGGCATCAGCACCACCAGAGTAGCGGCCATCATCAGGTGCGGCGTATCCGTTCCGTACTGGCCCTTGAAGAGGTTCAGACCAAGCGCCAGCGTGAACTTGTCGGTGTCGTTCACATAGATGAGCGGGCCCATGAAATCGTTCCAGGCGCCCATGAAGGTGAAGATCGCGATGGTGGCGAGCGCGGGGATGGAAAGCGGGAGAATGATGCGCCACCACGTGCTCAACGGTCCGCAGCCGTCGATGCGGGCCGCCTCTTCCATCTCGAACGGGATGCCCTGGAAGAACTGGCGCAGCAGGAAGATGCTGAACGCGCCGCCGCCGAACCAGGCGGGCACGATGAGCGGCAGGAAAGTATTGATCCAGTGCAGCTCCTTGAAGAGGATATACACCGGAATCATGGTCACCTGGCCGGGGATCATCATCGTGGCGAGAAGCAGGATGAACAGCGGCTGGCGGCCCCGGAAGCGGAGGCGCGCGAAGCCGTAGGCGCACAGGGCAGCGCTGAGGGTCGCGCCCAGGACGGTCAGGACCACGATAATGAGCGTGTTCTTCAGGAAGACGATGAAAGGCATGCCGGGCTGAGTGAGAGCGTTCTTGAAGTTCTCCCAGTGCGCTCCGATGCGCTTCACAGGCGTGACATCGCCTGGCGGAACCTTTCTGGTACCCGCAGCCGGTACACCGTCTTTGATGTCGAATACTTCAGTCTTGTTACCTGAAGGTCCAACAATCGCGACGGTGCGCCCGTCGGGCAGCCGACCCATCGGGTAGGAAGTGAGATCCCAGTGAAACATCACCGGCTTGTGCGGGAAAAGGCTGGGAGGGTACTCCGCGGTCTCCTCGACGGGCTTCAGCGCCGTGCCGACCATGAACAGGAACGGCATGATGAACAGAACAACGCCGAGGAGCAGCAGGGCGTACGCGAAGATATTCGCGAGAAAGGCGTTGGCCTTCTCGCCGCGCTTGGTATGTGGGAGGGTCGTCTGCATGAAACTGATGAGTCAGGAAGTGTAAGAGATGATCGTTGAATGTAGCGCCTGGCGGTCCCGGC
Coding sequences:
- a CDS encoding carbohydrate ABC transporter permease, with amino-acid sequence MQTTLPHTKRGEKANAFLANIFAYALLLLGVVLFIMPFLFMVGTALKPVEETAEYPPSLFPHKPVMFHWDLTSYPMGRLPDGRTVAIVGPSGNKTEVFDIKDGVPAAGTRKVPPGDVTPVKRIGAHWENFKNALTQPGMPFIVFLKNTLIIVVLTVLGATLSAALCAYGFARLRFRGRQPLFILLLATMMIPGQVTMIPVYILFKELHWINTFLPLIVPAWFGGGAFSIFLLRQFFQGIPFEMEEAARIDGCGPLSTWWRIILPLSIPALATIAIFTFMGAWNDFMGPLIYVNDTDKFTLALGLNLFKGQYGTDTPHLMMAATLVVLMPVLILFFVAQKQFIQGIVVSGVKG